A single genomic interval of Adhaeribacter pallidiroseus harbors:
- a CDS encoding gluconate:H+ symporter, with translation MTILVVLLCIISLILLITWGKVNAFLAFLIVSIFTGLGLGIPLSAINASVQKGIGDTLGSLVIVVVLGAMLGKLVAESGAAQRIANAMMSAFGEKYIHWALMITGLVVGIPLFYNVGFVLMIPLIFSVAYTYKLPSVYIGVPMLSALSVTHGFLPPHPSPAALVTQFKADMGWTLVYGLMVSVPAIIVAGPLFAKTLKNMVSKPLEGFVVQNIPAEKLPGVTNSLLSSLFPVFMLMFTTLFLVFVPKDSLLSQTLKFVGEPNIVMLLAVILATVTLGLNQGRSMASIMGVYGDAVKDVAMILLIVSGAGILKQVLLDSGVSAEIASVLQGWTLHPLLLGWLIAAIIRVCLGSATVAGLTTAGIISPLMKQISVDPNLMVLAIGAGSLMFSHVNDAGFWLFKEYFNLSIKQTIRSWSLMETLVSIVGIMGVMVIDYFIQ, from the coding sequence ATGACGATACTCGTTGTTCTTCTCTGCATTATTTCGCTTATTTTATTAATTACCTGGGGTAAAGTAAATGCCTTTCTGGCCTTTTTAATCGTTTCTATTTTTACGGGTTTGGGTTTAGGTATTCCTTTATCGGCTATTAATGCGTCGGTGCAGAAAGGGATTGGCGACACTTTGGGTTCGTTGGTAATTGTGGTGGTGTTAGGGGCCATGCTGGGTAAGTTAGTGGCCGAAAGTGGAGCCGCCCAACGCATTGCCAACGCCATGATGTCGGCGTTTGGGGAGAAATACATTCACTGGGCTTTAATGATTACGGGGTTGGTAGTGGGTATTCCGTTGTTTTACAACGTGGGCTTTGTGCTCATGATTCCGTTAATCTTTTCGGTGGCTTATACCTACAAACTGCCTTCGGTGTACATTGGCGTGCCCATGTTGTCGGCCTTATCGGTAACGCACGGGTTTTTGCCGCCGCACCCTTCGCCCGCAGCCTTAGTAACGCAATTTAAAGCCGACATGGGCTGGACTTTGGTGTACGGATTAATGGTATCGGTACCAGCCATTATTGTGGCGGGACCACTATTCGCGAAAACTTTAAAAAATATGGTATCCAAACCCCTGGAAGGTTTCGTGGTGCAGAACATTCCCGCCGAGAAACTGCCGGGTGTTACCAATAGCTTGTTGTCGTCGTTATTTCCGGTATTCATGCTCATGTTTACCACCTTGTTTTTGGTTTTCGTGCCGAAAGATAGCCTTCTGAGTCAAACCCTGAAATTTGTGGGCGAACCCAATATCGTGATGTTGCTGGCCGTAATTCTAGCTACCGTTACCTTAGGTCTGAACCAGGGCCGCAGCATGGCTTCCATCATGGGCGTTTACGGCGATGCCGTGAAAGACGTAGCTATGATCTTACTAATCGTGAGCGGGGCCGGTATTTTAAAACAAGTTTTACTGGACAGCGGCGTCAGCGCCGAAATTGCTTCGGTATTGCAAGGCTGGACCTTGCATCCTTTACTATTAGGCTGGCTGATTGCCGCTATTATCCGGGTTTGTCTGGGATCGGCCACGGTGGCCGGTTTAACTACTGCCGGTATTATCTCGCCGCTCATGAAACAAATATCTGTAGATCCTAATCTAATGGTTTTGGCTATTGGCGCCGGTAGTCTCATGTTTTCGCACGTGAACGATGCTGGTTTCTGGCTTTTTAAAGAATATTTTAATCTATCCATTAAGCAAACCATCCGGTCCTGGTCCCTGATGGAAACGTTGGTTTCTATCGTGGGTATTATGGGCGTGATGGTAATTGACTATTTTATTCAGTAA
- a CDS encoding glycoside hydrolase family 43 protein, giving the protein MNFLKFKESLFACCIFLYSAFPVLSQQTVKSPLSKKTSGNPIFPGWYADPEGIIFKNKYWVYPTYSAPYERQVHLDAFSSPDLVTWTKHSRIIDTASVKWVKKAMWAPAVIQKGNKYYLFFGGNDIHDDAKEVGGIGVAVADNPAGPFKDLLGKPLIGKIHNKAQPIDQFVFKDKDGQYYMIYGGWGRCNIAKLKSDFTGFTPFSDGVTFKEITPKGYVEGPFMFIRNGKYYFMWSEGGWTGPDYRVAYAVSDSPFGPFQRIGTVLQQDPKVATGAGHHSVIQVPGKDEWYMVYHRRPLDETDGNHRVTCIDRMYFDEKGLIKPVKITFDGVASRPLK; this is encoded by the coding sequence ATGAATTTTTTAAAATTTAAAGAATCTTTATTTGCCTGCTGCATTTTTCTTTACTCAGCGTTCCCCGTACTTTCGCAGCAAACGGTAAAATCTCCATTAAGCAAAAAAACATCAGGTAACCCTATTTTCCCGGGCTGGTACGCCGATCCGGAAGGCATTATTTTTAAAAATAAGTACTGGGTGTATCCTACTTATTCAGCTCCGTACGAACGGCAAGTGCACCTCGATGCTTTTTCGTCGCCGGATTTAGTAACCTGGACCAAACACAGCCGCATTATCGATACGGCATCGGTAAAGTGGGTGAAAAAAGCGATGTGGGCGCCGGCCGTTATTCAAAAAGGTAATAAGTATTACTTGTTTTTTGGGGGTAACGATATTCACGACGATGCCAAGGAAGTAGGGGGTATTGGTGTAGCGGTAGCCGATAACCCAGCCGGACCTTTTAAGGATTTACTGGGTAAACCCTTAATTGGCAAAATCCACAACAAAGCGCAACCCATCGACCAGTTTGTGTTTAAAGATAAAGATGGCCAGTATTACATGATCTACGGGGGATGGGGCCGCTGCAACATTGCCAAGTTAAAAAGTGATTTTACTGGATTTACCCCGTTTTCGGACGGCGTTACTTTTAAAGAAATTACGCCCAAAGGCTACGTGGAAGGTCCATTCATGTTTATCCGCAACGGTAAATATTACTTCATGTGGTCGGAAGGTGGCTGGACCGGCCCGGATTATCGGGTAGCCTACGCCGTTAGCGATTCGCCCTTTGGCCCTTTTCAACGGATTGGTACCGTGTTGCAGCAAGACCCCAAAGTAGCTACTGGCGCCGGGCACCACTCGGTTATTCAGGTTCCCGGCAAAGACGAATGGTACATGGTGTATCACCGCCGCCCGCTGGACGAAACCGATGGCAACCACCGCGTAACCTGCATCGACCGGATGTACTTTGATGAAAAAGGCCTGATTAAACCGGTTAAAATTACGTTTGATGGAGTAGCCAGCAGGCCTTTGAAGTAA
- a CDS encoding family 43 glycosylhydrolase produces the protein MRNILLVLFSLGVFSCNTNQTKEATSGQTNTTNSSAKSTAVTYNNPVLPGDYADPSVVRVGDDYWATATSSEWAPLYPILHSKNLVDWETVGHVFPEKGPAWADAHFWAPEITYDNGKYYIYYTAQKKGGNLCVGVASATQPTGPYTDLGPLVCQEVGSIDAFPIRDEKGELYMVWKEDGNSQKLPTPIWGQKLKEDRTALVGEKFELFRNDPKTWEGGLVEGPFILKQNGYFYTFYSGDACCGRGCTYGVGVARSKTLRGPWEKYAANPILKQSDNWKCAGHGSVVSDAQGRDFYLYHAYKKDDFVYPGRQGLLDEITWNKDGWPQFAKNAPSTAAAAPLNQNAPDIYNLNDEFNQKALSESWQWPVNQKPAYQLKPEANGQLLVKASPAALGTVLAQRTLTGDYATTTLLDKSSLTNGATAGLAAVGDNSNAVGVSVSKGDLILWSVKDNKLTTLDKIKAPAENTVQLKLTARKGDQLEFAWSTNGTAWNQFNKGQAIDAAYLPPWDRGVRTGLFAKGPTNTTATFDWFKVENLD, from the coding sequence ATGAGAAACATTTTGCTTGTACTTTTCAGTTTAGGTGTTTTTTCCTGTAATACCAACCAAACCAAGGAAGCTACTTCCGGACAAACCAATACTACCAATTCATCTGCTAAAAGCACAGCCGTTACTTACAACAATCCGGTTTTACCCGGCGATTACGCCGATCCATCGGTGGTGCGGGTAGGCGACGATTATTGGGCCACGGCTACTTCGTCGGAGTGGGCGCCTTTGTACCCCATTCTGCATTCTAAAAATCTGGTGGACTGGGAAACAGTAGGGCATGTTTTTCCGGAAAAAGGACCTGCCTGGGCCGATGCTCATTTTTGGGCTCCCGAAATTACTTACGATAACGGTAAGTATTATATTTACTACACCGCTCAGAAAAAAGGCGGTAATTTATGTGTGGGAGTTGCCAGCGCCACCCAGCCCACCGGCCCTTATACCGATCTTGGTCCGTTGGTTTGCCAGGAAGTAGGCTCCATTGATGCTTTCCCGATTCGCGACGAAAAAGGCGAGTTATACATGGTCTGGAAAGAAGACGGCAACAGCCAAAAGTTACCTACTCCCATTTGGGGGCAAAAATTAAAAGAAGATCGTACCGCCTTAGTTGGTGAAAAATTTGAACTGTTCCGCAACGACCCGAAAACCTGGGAAGGCGGCCTGGTAGAAGGGCCTTTTATATTAAAGCAAAACGGTTATTTCTATACTTTCTATTCCGGCGATGCTTGTTGCGGCCGGGGCTGTACCTACGGGGTAGGAGTAGCCCGCTCCAAAACGTTACGCGGACCTTGGGAAAAATACGCCGCTAATCCTATTTTAAAGCAAAGCGACAACTGGAAGTGTGCCGGTCACGGCTCGGTGGTTTCGGATGCGCAAGGGCGGGACTTTTACCTGTATCACGCTTATAAAAAGGATGATTTTGTGTATCCGGGCCGGCAGGGCCTACTCGACGAAATTACCTGGAACAAAGATGGTTGGCCGCAATTTGCCAAAAATGCACCCAGTACCGCCGCTGCTGCCCCTTTAAACCAGAATGCGCCCGATATTTACAACCTAAACGATGAGTTTAACCAAAAAGCTTTGTCCGAAAGCTGGCAATGGCCGGTTAATCAAAAACCAGCATACCAGTTAAAACCGGAAGCAAACGGCCAACTGCTGGTAAAAGCTTCGCCGGCTGCTCTGGGTACCGTATTGGCTCAACGCACTTTAACCGGCGATTATGCCACTACCACTTTGCTGGATAAAAGCAGCCTCACCAATGGTGCTACCGCCGGCCTGGCCGCCGTAGGCGATAACAGCAACGCCGTTGGGGTAAGCGTCAGCAAAGGCGATCTGATCCTTTGGTCCGTGAAAGACAATAAATTAACCACACTGGATAAAATAAAGGCTCCTGCCGAAAACACAGTACAATTAAAACTAACCGCTCGGAAAGGCGACCAATTAGAATTTGCCTGGAGCACCAACGGCACGGCCTGGAACCAGTTCAACAAAGGCCAAGCCATTGATGCGGCCTACTTGCCGCCCTGGGACCGGGGCGTGCGTACCGGACTATTCGCCAAAGGCCCAACTAACACCACGGCTACTTTCGACTGGTTTAAAGTAGAAAATCTGGATTAA
- a CDS encoding beta-L-arabinofuranosidase domain-containing protein produces the protein MLASSLTFLFCTSFKPVELYQTESSAIAPSYVAPVYKALPLGAINPKGWLHHQLQIMRKGTTGHLDEIYPKVKNDNGWLGGKGDAWEETPYWLDGAVPLAYLLEDKVLQTKVLRYINWTLDNQRPSGYFGPITKEEREKGVKVTAENCGQGEDWWPKMVMLKVMHQYYTATQDSRVIPFFTKYFNYQLKSLKQCPIGKWTDWAESRGTENVMLVQWLYGITQDPSLLELAGLIESQSFAWSTWLGNRDWVIGAATQQNDEQWMRRHGVNVAMAIKAPAINYQRTQDKKYLTALNTGFNDLMTLHGLPMGIFSSDEDLHGNDPTQGTELCTIVETMFSLEEIIGITGDLRYADALERMTFNALPTQTTDDYYAKQYFQIANQVQVKRGVFNFSLPFEREMNNVYGMRSGYTCCLANMHQGWTKFTQHLWYGTADQGVIAMAYSPNQLKTKVGKNNTAVTINEVTNYPFEDVINFEISTKNTAAFSLQLRVPAWCQAPVVKINGQTVEAQQNAGVITLNRTWKNKDKVLLQLPMEVTTSNWGRNSRSIERGPLVYALKLEEKWEKGTDEKEGNYWNVFPKSAWNYGLLQNTVKEPAKNLQVKNSKPVSDSFVWNLANAPLEITAMAKKIPDWQIVNDVAPQPVTDRTGIYRGKVESNVEKITLVPYGCTKVRIVAFPVVPN, from the coding sequence ATGCTCGCTTCTTCTTTAACCTTCCTGTTTTGTACTTCATTTAAGCCCGTTGAACTTTATCAAACCGAGAGTAGCGCGATAGCACCCTCGTACGTTGCGCCAGTCTATAAGGCCTTGCCCTTAGGCGCCATTAATCCCAAAGGCTGGTTGCACCACCAATTGCAGATTATGCGCAAGGGCACTACTGGCCATCTGGACGAAATTTACCCGAAAGTAAAAAACGATAATGGCTGGCTCGGCGGCAAAGGCGATGCCTGGGAAGAAACACCTTACTGGCTCGACGGGGCCGTGCCCTTGGCCTACTTACTCGAAGATAAAGTTTTACAAACCAAAGTGCTCCGCTACATTAACTGGACCCTGGATAATCAGCGGCCCTCCGGCTATTTTGGCCCGATCACTAAAGAAGAACGGGAAAAAGGCGTAAAAGTAACCGCCGAAAATTGCGGGCAAGGGGAAGATTGGTGGCCCAAAATGGTAATGTTGAAGGTAATGCATCAATATTACACCGCCACGCAAGACTCGCGGGTAATTCCGTTTTTCACCAAGTATTTCAATTATCAGCTTAAGTCTTTAAAGCAATGCCCGATTGGTAAATGGACAGACTGGGCCGAATCGCGGGGAACCGAAAATGTAATGCTGGTGCAATGGTTATACGGCATCACCCAAGACCCTTCTTTATTGGAACTGGCCGGTTTAATTGAGTCGCAATCTTTTGCCTGGAGTACCTGGTTGGGCAACCGCGATTGGGTAATTGGGGCGGCCACGCAGCAAAACGATGAACAGTGGATGCGTCGGCACGGCGTAAATGTAGCTATGGCGATAAAAGCGCCCGCCATTAATTACCAGCGTACACAAGATAAAAAATACTTGACGGCTTTAAATACCGGTTTTAACGATTTAATGACTTTGCACGGCTTACCCATGGGTATTTTTTCCAGCGATGAAGATTTGCACGGCAACGATCCAACGCAAGGCACTGAACTATGCACGATCGTGGAAACCATGTTTTCGCTGGAAGAGATAATTGGCATCACCGGTGATCTGCGCTACGCCGATGCTTTGGAACGCATGACTTTTAATGCGTTGCCGACGCAAACTACCGATGATTATTATGCCAAGCAATATTTTCAGATCGCGAACCAGGTGCAGGTAAAGCGGGGCGTTTTTAATTTTTCGTTACCCTTTGAACGCGAAATGAACAACGTGTACGGCATGCGCAGTGGTTATACGTGTTGTTTAGCCAACATGCACCAGGGTTGGACCAAATTTACGCAGCATTTATGGTACGGCACCGCGGATCAGGGAGTAATTGCCATGGCTTATAGTCCCAACCAGTTAAAAACCAAAGTCGGCAAAAACAACACCGCGGTAACCATTAACGAGGTTACCAATTATCCTTTCGAGGATGTTATTAATTTTGAAATTTCTACCAAAAACACTGCTGCATTTTCTTTGCAGCTGCGCGTACCCGCCTGGTGCCAGGCACCAGTAGTTAAAATAAACGGACAAACCGTGGAAGCCCAGCAAAATGCCGGGGTTATTACCCTGAATCGTACCTGGAAAAATAAAGATAAAGTACTCTTGCAATTACCCATGGAAGTAACCACCAGTAACTGGGGCCGTAATTCCCGGAGTATCGAACGGGGCCCCTTAGTTTACGCGCTAAAACTGGAAGAAAAATGGGAAAAAGGAACCGATGAAAAAGAAGGCAATTACTGGAATGTGTTTCCAAAATCGGCCTGGAACTACGGTTTGCTGCAAAATACAGTGAAAGAACCTGCCAAAAACCTGCAGGTTAAAAACAGTAAACCCGTATCGGATTCCTTTGTCTGGAACCTGGCCAATGCTCCCCTTGAAATTACGGCTATGGCCAAGAAAATACCGGATTGGCAAATTGTGAACGATGTAGCCCCTCAACCAGTAACCGATCGTACCGGAATTTACCGCGGTAAAGTAGAATCTAACGTAGAGAAGATAACCTTGGTGCCGTATGGTTGTACCAAAGTCCGGATTGTAGCTTTTCCGGTGGTACCAAATTAA
- a CDS encoding aldose epimerase family protein — protein sequence MNNFLKNSLMLLGLGTSSFVMPACNAKQNQTESVTTASGTQTDSSATTVSTDSTNNTSFGKLKNGTEVQQYTLTNSKGTQAVFTNYGGRLVSLIVPDKDGKPTDVVVGFKNAAEYEASTEPYFGATIGRVGNRIANGKFTLDGKEYKLFTNNGPNTLHGGKNGFQAVVWNATQPNDHTLELTYLSKDLEENFPGNLNVKVTYALTDNNELKMDYEATTDKKTPVNLTNHAFFNLNGEGSGTILNHIIQINANRYTPVDATLIPTGKIEPVAGTPFDFRKKLAIGTNIEAKNEQLKNGGGFDHNYVLNENKAQGLNMAARVTGDKSNITMDVLTTEPGLQFYSGNFMQSKNTFKGGAKDDFRTAFCLETQHFPDAPNQPNFPSIMLEPGKTYRTSSVYRFFSK from the coding sequence ATGAACAATTTTTTAAAAAATTCTTTAATGCTCCTGGGTTTAGGCACCAGTAGTTTCGTAATGCCCGCTTGCAATGCCAAGCAGAATCAAACGGAATCAGTTACTACCGCTTCAGGCACTCAAACCGATTCTTCGGCTACTACGGTTTCAACTGATTCCACAAATAATACATCTTTCGGAAAATTAAAAAATGGTACCGAAGTACAGCAATATACTTTAACCAATAGCAAAGGCACCCAAGCCGTTTTTACCAATTATGGTGGCCGTTTGGTAAGTTTAATCGTGCCGGATAAAGATGGTAAACCGACCGATGTGGTAGTGGGTTTTAAAAACGCCGCCGAATACGAAGCGTCGACCGAGCCGTATTTTGGGGCTACCATTGGCCGGGTAGGTAACCGCATTGCCAATGGTAAATTTACCCTCGATGGTAAGGAGTATAAGCTTTTTACCAATAACGGACCCAATACTCTGCACGGCGGTAAAAACGGGTTTCAGGCGGTAGTCTGGAACGCTACCCAACCCAACGATCATACTTTGGAACTGACCTACTTGTCGAAAGACCTGGAAGAAAACTTCCCGGGTAACCTGAACGTGAAAGTTACTTACGCTTTAACCGACAACAACGAATTGAAAATGGACTATGAGGCCACCACCGATAAAAAAACACCGGTGAACCTGACGAATCATGCTTTTTTTAATTTAAACGGCGAAGGCAGCGGTACCATTCTAAACCATATCATCCAAATAAACGCCAACCGTTATACGCCGGTAGATGCCACGTTAATCCCGACGGGTAAAATAGAACCGGTAGCCGGCACTCCTTTTGATTTCCGGAAAAAGCTGGCCATTGGTACCAACATCGAAGCAAAAAACGAACAATTAAAAAATGGCGGCGGCTTCGACCACAATTATGTACTTAACGAGAATAAAGCCCAGGGTTTAAACATGGCCGCCCGGGTAACCGGCGATAAAAGCAACATAACCATGGATGTGCTTACTACAGAACCCGGCTTACAATTTTACAGTGGTAACTTTATGCAAAGTAAAAACACCTTTAAAGGTGGGGCCAAAGACGATTTTCGGACTGCTTTCTGTTTAGAAACCCAGCATTTCCCGGACGCACCTAATCAACCAAATTTTCCTTCTATAATGCTGGAACCCGGTAAAACTTACCGCACTAGCTCGGTTTACCGGTTCTTTAGCAAGTAA
- a CDS encoding DUF4112 domain-containing protein, with protein sequence MKNTESPLTPLPDERLRWVESVARLMDSQFRFPGTSFKFGLDPILGFIPLAGTLSTYAVSGILVFTMARYGVSRKVVILMCFNIILDALLGSIPLIGNIFDFAYKANDRNVRLLRRHYQEGKYSGTGTGVLILIMVSLLLVLGLIFYGLWELGSFLWQYAHHTWSTY encoded by the coding sequence TTGAAAAATACCGAATCACCACTCACTCCTTTACCCGACGAACGATTAAGATGGGTAGAATCTGTAGCTCGTTTAATGGACAGTCAGTTCCGGTTCCCGGGTACTAGTTTTAAATTCGGGTTAGATCCCATACTGGGTTTTATTCCGTTGGCCGGTACACTTTCTACCTACGCAGTTTCGGGTATACTGGTCTTTACCATGGCGCGTTACGGGGTAAGCCGGAAAGTGGTAATTTTGATGTGTTTTAATATAATTCTGGATGCCCTATTAGGCAGCATTCCGTTAATCGGGAACATTTTTGATTTTGCTTACAAGGCCAACGATCGCAATGTGCGTTTGCTGCGCCGGCATTACCAGGAAGGAAAATATAGTGGCACCGGTACGGGAGTTTTGATTCTTATTATGGTGTCTTTACTGCTGGTACTTGGGCTTATATTTTACGGCTTGTGGGAGCTCGGAAGCTTTTTGTGGCAATACGCACACCACACCTGGAGCACTTACTAA
- a CDS encoding lipid A deacylase LpxR family protein has product MFKPIIGLSLFFCFLQVSLPAFAQYSADSVFVNQDKLFYFIFDNDATFKVDYYYTQGIGVIHFNPVFQKSIINKILLTSKNTGAEKFYGLAYKYDGFTPTNIRDPEIRIGDRPYASYMFLNQLAGSTHKIKKERITSSLDLGIIGPATGAGKFQRKIHEYLHHGIPQGWKYQIKTDLILNYNVLYQKGIVHTKPLEIIGEAGGSLGTLYTHATAGAMVRLGWMNSYFSDLGISNKTTRNQANLRKWQLYAFGRTQGRLVGYNATMQGGFLNANNVYTLEASQISRTVLESQTGLALIVKGLRLETAVNFISPEFTNSRRHKWMHFNVGFAF; this is encoded by the coding sequence TTGTTCAAACCGATTATTGGTTTATCGCTGTTTTTCTGTTTTCTACAAGTTTCTCTACCAGCCTTTGCTCAATACTCCGCTGATTCTGTTTTTGTAAATCAGGATAAGCTGTTCTACTTTATTTTTGATAACGATGCTACTTTTAAGGTGGATTATTATTATACGCAAGGGATTGGCGTAATTCATTTTAACCCGGTTTTTCAAAAATCAATAATTAATAAAATCTTGCTTACGTCTAAAAACACGGGGGCTGAAAAGTTTTACGGGTTGGCTTATAAATACGACGGATTTACTCCCACGAACATCCGGGACCCGGAAATACGGATCGGCGACCGGCCCTATGCTTCGTATATGTTTTTAAATCAGTTAGCCGGTTCTACTCATAAAATTAAAAAAGAACGAATTACCAGTTCTTTAGACTTAGGTATAATCGGGCCGGCTACCGGGGCAGGTAAGTTTCAACGAAAAATTCACGAGTACCTGCACCACGGGATACCGCAAGGCTGGAAATACCAGATTAAAACGGATTTAATCTTAAATTATAATGTATTATATCAGAAAGGAATTGTACATACTAAACCACTGGAAATAATCGGGGAAGCAGGAGGGAGTCTGGGTACTTTATATACCCATGCAACGGCCGGGGCTATGGTCCGGTTGGGGTGGATGAACTCTTATTTTTCAGATCTGGGCATCAGTAATAAAACAACAAGGAACCAGGCCAATTTACGCAAATGGCAACTGTATGCTTTTGGCCGCACCCAAGGAAGGTTGGTGGGGTATAATGCTACCATGCAGGGCGGTTTTTTAAATGCAAATAATGTATACACTCTGGAAGCCTCCCAGATTTCGCGCACCGTGCTGGAAAGTCAAACCGGCTTGGCTCTAATTGTTAAAGGTTTACGACTCGAAACAGCTGTTAACTTTATTTCGCCGGAGTTTACCAACAGCCGCCGCCATAAATGGATGCACTTTAACGTAGGTTTCGCATTTTAG
- a CDS encoding dienelactone hydrolase family protein, producing MKKLFTLLFFLSATTIPAALAQHASCCTKPSEVSQTFAMLVSTDKKFVMDHANPLPYTHQSEVGKMITFTTADGQTGKGYELKASKKSNNYLFVYQEWWGLNDHIKKEAESYYNDLKQEVNVIAVDLYDGKVAASREDAMKYVQGVKPARLENIIKGAQSYAGPQAKIASIGWCFGGMWSLQSAIITGKQNVGCVMFYGMPEKEVARLKTLNSDVLGFFATEKMISQEVVQQFDANMKQAGKKLTYKIYDAPHAFANPSNPDYNKQFATETHQQAVKYFTGKFKLKA from the coding sequence ATGAAAAAACTTTTTACGCTACTATTCTTCTTATCGGCTACCACTATTCCGGCTGCTCTGGCCCAACACGCTAGCTGTTGCACCAAGCCTAGTGAAGTTTCGCAAACTTTTGCGATGCTGGTAAGCACTGATAAAAAATTTGTGATGGACCACGCAAATCCCCTACCCTACACGCACCAAAGCGAAGTTGGTAAAATGATTACCTTTACCACCGCTGATGGCCAGACTGGCAAAGGCTACGAATTAAAAGCTTCGAAAAAATCAAACAATTACTTGTTCGTTTACCAGGAATGGTGGGGTTTAAATGATCACATCAAGAAAGAAGCCGAGAGTTATTACAATGATTTAAAACAAGAAGTAAATGTAATTGCCGTGGATTTGTACGATGGCAAAGTGGCGGCCTCCCGCGAAGATGCCATGAAATACGTGCAGGGAGTTAAACCTGCCCGGCTCGAAAATATCATCAAAGGTGCACAGTCGTATGCTGGACCTCAGGCCAAAATAGCTTCTATTGGCTGGTGCTTTGGCGGCATGTGGTCCTTGCAATCAGCCATAATTACGGGTAAGCAAAATGTAGGCTGTGTAATGTTTTACGGAATGCCCGAGAAAGAAGTAGCCCGCTTGAAAACTTTAAACAGCGATGTACTGGGATTTTTTGCCACCGAGAAAATGATTTCGCAAGAGGTAGTACAGCAGTTTGATGCCAACATGAAACAAGCGGGCAAAAAACTGACTTACAAAATCTACGATGCACCGCACGCTTTTGCAAACCCCAGTAACCCGGATTATAACAAGCAATTTGCCACCGAAACCCACCAACAAGCCGTTAAATATTTCACGGGCAAATTTAAGTTAAAAGCGTAA
- a CDS encoding PorP/SprF family type IX secretion system membrane protein, whose protein sequence is MKRILLITALLVGWVTGVQAQQRPQFSQYMLNQYLFNPAVTGIEDYTDVRMGTRYQWVGLDGAPVTYYVSAHTPLNKEAASVKNRYNNKTHTVNRNRFYKARPHHGVGIMANVDKTGVLRRTNLTGSYAFHLPVSHTINVSVGLSAGMIRNSLNTAEATFINPADPAITADFVNKTYLDLNLGTWIYSQDFFVGLAGAQLARGRTDLNNSPIQKTPGVIQRHFYATAGYKFRLGNDLALVPSVMMKMAGPSPFSVDANLRAIYADRVWAGVSYRSQESFAGLVGLNISYLMDIGYSYDYNNSDLSISNTGSHEIVLGLKLFNKGKVICPQWMQ, encoded by the coding sequence ATGAAAAGAATTTTATTAATTACTGCTCTATTGGTTGGTTGGGTAACGGGAGTACAGGCGCAGCAACGGCCGCAATTTAGCCAATACATGCTAAATCAATATTTGTTTAATCCGGCTGTCACGGGGATAGAAGATTATACCGATGTACGAATGGGCACGCGCTACCAATGGGTGGGCCTAGATGGGGCGCCCGTTACGTATTACGTGAGTGCTCACACCCCGCTCAACAAAGAAGCGGCCAGCGTTAAAAACCGGTATAATAACAAAACGCATACGGTTAATCGCAATCGCTTTTACAAAGCCCGGCCGCACCACGGTGTGGGTATTATGGCCAACGTAGATAAAACCGGAGTTTTGCGCCGTACCAATTTAACCGGTAGTTACGCTTTTCATTTACCGGTTAGCCATACCATTAACGTTTCGGTGGGGCTTTCGGCCGGGATGATCCGGAATAGTTTAAATACTGCGGAGGCAACGTTCATTAACCCGGCTGATCCGGCTATTACCGCTGACTTTGTAAACAAAACGTATTTAGACTTGAACTTAGGCACCTGGATTTACTCCCAAGATTTTTTCGTGGGTTTAGCTGGCGCCCAACTCGCCCGGGGCCGTACTGATTTAAATAATTCACCCATCCAGAAAACCCCCGGTGTAATACAACGACATTTTTACGCCACAGCCGGCTACAAGTTCCGTTTAGGCAACGATTTGGCCTTAGTTCCTTCGGTGATGATGAAAATGGCGGGCCCCAGCCCTTTTTCGGTAGATGCTAATTTACGGGCTATTTACGCGGACCGGGTTTGGGCTGGTGTTTCGTACCGGAGCCAGGAGTCTTTTGCCGGATTGGTGGGCTTAAACATTAGCTACCTCATGGATATTGGGTATTCCTACGATTATAACAACTCCGATCTAAGCATAAGTAACACCGGTTCGCACGAAATTGTACTGGGCTTGAAGTTATTTAATAAAGGCAAGGTTATTTGTCCACAGTGGATGCAGTAA